One part of the Lotus japonicus ecotype B-129 chromosome 2, LjGifu_v1.2 genome encodes these proteins:
- the LOC130736509 gene encoding probable proteasome inhibitor, which translates to MSYDKPLKYATNEPLNRLRKNKSKCYLSFGVSALSDPSNDGEYVFVYAAADPEIKEKKNVLVKCLAMNDKLVVHALRLGDSEPLYLQINAGEDGGSNYAEQHFKDLEKLLKRIDSEILSKLLGWPPPPCCPIPHSPPPLYPRWFSGGGGFRGGLPVVPPPLAPSVPGFEPNRFARNPPRC; encoded by the coding sequence ATGAGCTATGATAAACCATTGAAATATGCTACCAATGAGCCTTTGAATAgactaagaaaaaataaatcaaaatgttATTTGAGTTTTGGAGTGTCTGCGCTTTCCGACCCCTCCAATGACGGTGAGTACGTGTTCGTTTACGCCGCCGCGGATCCGGAaataaaggagaagaagaatgtGCTCGTCAAGTGTCTCGCAATGAATGACAAATTGGTGGTTCATGCTCTGCGTTTAGGGGATTCAGAGCCTCTGTATCTCCAGATCAATGCCGGAGAAGATGGCGGAAGCAATTACGCTGAGCAGCATTTCAAGGATTTGGAGAAGCTTCTGaagagaattgattctgagatcTTGTCAAAATTACTTGGCTGGCCTCCTCCTCCTTGTTGTCCGATTCCccattctcctcctcctctgtaTCCCCGTTGGTttagtggcggtggtggtttTCGTGGAGGGTTGCCGGTTGTTCCTCCTCCCCTTGCTCCTAGCGTGCCTGGTTTTGAGCCCAACAGATTTGCAAGGAATCCTCCTCGATGCTGA
- the LOC130738119 gene encoding uncharacterized protein LOC130738119 has translation MASNWKKTITTPFKKACTFINQQKTRDQKKSQTEQERGVMDLQGEVMACGYEDVQVMWSILDRSKSTSCNMASSS, from the exons ATGGCCTCTAATTGGAAGAAGACCATCACAACACCATTCAAGAAAGCTTGCACTTTCATTAACCAGCAAAAAACAAGGGATCAGAAGAAGTCACAAACAG AGCAAGAGAGGGGTGTGATGGATCTTCAGGGTGAAGTGATGGCATGTGGCTATGAAGATGTTCAAGTTATGTGGTCTATCCTGGACAGGTCAAAATCCACAAGCTGCAACATGGCTTCTTCAAGCTGA
- the LOC130738120 gene encoding auxin-responsive protein IAA31: MRALEQFDASQTQSSSSSSSSIDSNNLPKPPPPPPSSSSSLCLSSVCRRNRTDLSTDLKLGLSISHSSQSESAYNSTPPREETFDWPPIKSTLRSTLVEKQNHRSQTPSLFVKVYMEGIPIGRKLNLLEHHSYDGLVKSLGHMFRTIILCPNSQPNNSGNFHVLTYEDQEGDWMMVGDVPWEMFLTSVKRLKITRADRC; this comes from the exons ATGAGAGCCTTAGAACAATTTGATGCTTCTCAAACTcagtcatcatcttcttcatcttcctccattGATAGCAACAACCTCCctaaaccaccaccaccaccaccctcttcatcttcatctctctgCCTCTCTAGTGTCTGTAGAAGAAACAGAACAGATTTGAGCACTGACTTGAAACTTGGTCTCAGCATCTCTCATTCTTCTCAATCAGAGTCAGCATACAATTCAACACCACCAAG GGAGGAAACTTTTGATTGGCCACCAATTAAGTCCACATTGAGGAGCACCCTTGTTGAGAAACAAAACCATCGGAGCCAAACACCTTCTTTGTTTGTCAAAGTCTACATGGAAGGAATCCCCATTGGTAGAAAATTAAACCTCTTGGAACATCATAGCTATGATGGGCTTGTAAAATCCCTTGGCCACATGTTTAGGACCATCATTCTTT gTCCTAACTCTCAACCAAACAACTCTGGGAATTTTCATGTGCTGACTTATGAGGATCAAGAAGGGGATTGGATGATGGTTGGAGATGTGCCTTGGGA GATGTTCTTGACCAGtgtgaagaggctgaagatcACAAGAGCTGATAGATGCTAG